From Pseudomonas hefeiensis, one genomic window encodes:
- a CDS encoding DUF4823 domain-containing protein, whose product MRSLVLLLAVLALGGCMNVSDMGEGVRYHMSDAGLLDHSDSRRVNNLRIQPDSFIYIAQGAFAPPGSAYPRPNVVAEEAFNGFIEYFPMVRRARVPEGLDQAMGEARAAGAHYLLYTRFAKADNRIGNTDEWLDEEAVDRLGVDTSVIQIMLIETSTQYLIDTARIKSRGGLLTLHDKQPEDLIAPPLREYARSLLGVSDQ is encoded by the coding sequence ATGCGTAGCCTGGTTTTGCTGCTGGCCGTTTTGGCGCTTGGTGGCTGCATGAATGTCAGCGACATGGGGGAGGGCGTGCGCTATCACATGAGCGACGCCGGTTTGCTGGATCACAGCGACAGCCGTCGTGTGAATAACCTGCGCATCCAGCCGGATTCGTTCATCTACATTGCCCAGGGCGCCTTCGCGCCTCCCGGCAGTGCCTACCCGCGGCCCAATGTCGTCGCCGAAGAGGCCTTCAACGGTTTCATCGAGTATTTCCCCATGGTACGTCGCGCCCGGGTTCCCGAGGGCCTGGACCAGGCCATGGGCGAGGCCCGGGCTGCCGGTGCTCACTACCTGCTGTATACGCGGTTCGCCAAGGCCGACAACCGCATCGGCAATACCGATGAGTGGCTGGATGAAGAGGCCGTGGACCGCTTGGGGGTCGACACTAGCGTCATTCAAATCATGTTGATCGAGACCAGCACCCAGTATTTGATTGATACTGCACGCATCAAGAGTCGTGGCGGTTTACTGACGTTGCACGACAAACAGCCAGAAGACCTGATCGCCCCCCCGTTGCGCGAGTATGCCCGCAGCCTGCTGGGAGTGAGCGACCAGTAA
- the tmk gene encoding dTMP kinase — translation MTGLFITLEGPEGAGKSTNREYLSERLRAAGIEVVLTREPGGTPLAERIREVLLAPVEEVMNPDTELLLVFAARAQHLAEVIRPALARGAVVLCDRFTDSTYAYQGGGRGLSLERIAALETFVQGDLRPDLTLVFDLPVEIGLARASARGRLDRFELEGQAFFNAVRNAFLSRAKADPARYLLIDAAQPLAQVQQALDGLLPRLLERARG, via the coding sequence GTGACTGGCTTGTTTATAACGCTGGAAGGCCCTGAGGGCGCCGGCAAGAGCACCAACCGCGAATACCTGTCCGAACGCCTGCGAGCCGCCGGTATCGAAGTGGTGCTGACCCGCGAGCCCGGCGGTACGCCGCTGGCCGAGCGGATTCGCGAGGTGCTGCTGGCGCCGGTCGAAGAAGTCATGAATCCTGACACCGAGCTGCTGCTGGTGTTCGCCGCCCGGGCACAACACCTGGCCGAAGTGATTCGCCCGGCGCTAGCCCGTGGCGCGGTGGTGCTCTGCGATCGTTTTACCGATTCGACCTATGCCTATCAGGGCGGCGGACGGGGCTTGTCCCTGGAGCGCATCGCCGCGCTGGAAACCTTCGTCCAGGGTGACCTGCGGCCGGACCTGACCCTGGTGTTCGATCTGCCGGTGGAAATCGGCCTGGCCCGCGCCAGCGCCCGGGGCCGCCTGGATCGTTTCGAGTTGGAAGGCCAAGCGTTCTTCAATGCGGTGCGCAATGCCTTTTTGAGTCGCGCCAAGGCTGATCCGGCGCGTTACCTGCTGATTGATGCCGCTCAACCATTGGCACAGGTCCAACAGGCCCTGGACGGTTTGTTACCGCGTTTGCTGGAGCGTGCCCGTGGCTGA
- a CDS encoding GTP 3',8-cyclase MoaA, which translates to MIVDRQGRRFRNLRISLTSACNYACTYCVPNGKRLVAAQDELSAEAMARGVAYLIEAAGIERLRITGGEPLVSPKLESFMTAVGQMGLEDISLTTNGQLLAKKLPLLVDAGIRRINVSLDTLDPDAFRSIARGGDLATVLDGMEQARAAGLKIKVNMVPLRGQNLDQVMPLLEYCLDRGYELRFIELMRMGHLASDSNAFLQQFVSLQQLLSLIGDQYEYLQADAPVDATAVRYEIPGLGHFGVIANESVPFCRTCSRLRLSSTGWLHGCLSSSNRHFVGDLLDKPRHQALPALQRLLVKALGDKQEVAFSGGATIMKIIGG; encoded by the coding sequence ATGATCGTTGACCGTCAAGGCAGGCGTTTTCGCAATTTGCGAATCAGCCTGACCTCAGCCTGCAATTACGCCTGTACCTACTGCGTGCCCAACGGCAAGCGGCTGGTGGCTGCGCAGGATGAACTGTCGGCCGAGGCCATGGCGCGAGGCGTGGCTTACCTGATCGAAGCTGCCGGTATCGAGCGGCTGCGTATTACCGGCGGCGAACCGCTGGTCAGCCCCAAGCTTGAAAGCTTCATGACGGCGGTGGGGCAGATGGGCCTGGAAGACATCAGCCTGACCACCAATGGTCAGTTGCTGGCGAAAAAGCTGCCGTTGCTGGTAGACGCCGGCATCCGCCGGATCAACGTTTCCCTCGATACCTTGGACCCCGACGCGTTTCGCAGCATTGCCCGTGGCGGTGATTTGGCGACGGTGCTCGACGGCATGGAGCAGGCTCGGGCGGCGGGTCTGAAGATCAAGGTCAACATGGTGCCGTTGCGCGGGCAGAACCTGGATCAGGTGATGCCATTGCTCGAGTACTGCCTGGATCGCGGCTATGAGCTGCGCTTCATCGAGCTGATGCGCATGGGGCACCTGGCCAGCGACTCCAACGCGTTCCTGCAGCAATTCGTCAGTCTTCAACAGTTGCTGAGCCTGATTGGCGACCAGTACGAGTACCTGCAAGCCGACGCGCCGGTGGATGCCACCGCAGTGCGCTACGAGATCCCGGGGTTGGGGCATTTTGGCGTGATCGCCAACGAAAGCGTACCGTTCTGCCGCACTTGCTCGCGGTTGCGGCTGTCCTCCACGGGCTGGTTGCATGGCTGCCTGTCGTCGAGCAACCGGCACTTTGTCGGCGATCTTCTGGACAAGCCCCGTCATCAGGCCTTGCCGGCCCTTCAGCGGTTATTGGTCAAGGCGTTGGGGGACAAGCAGGAAGTGGCCTTCTCCGGCGGCGCAACCATCATGAAAATCATCGGTGGTTGA
- a CDS encoding TatD family hydrolase: protein MLVDSHCHLDRLDLAAHDGSLDSALDAARQRGVGHFLCIGVSADNAADVKALAERYEDVDCSVGIHPLDVQPDATPALGWLLRELDHPRVVAIGETGLDYHYEPQAAEVQQASFRLHLEAAQQTGKPVIIHTRGARADTLALLRDAALPQAGVLHCFTEDWDMAKAALDMGYYISLSGIVTFRNADALRDVASKVPVDRLLVETDSPYLAPIPYRGKPNLPQYVREVAEFLAMLRGESYERFAEQTTENFKRLFPLAHVRSVQA from the coding sequence ATGCTTGTAGATTCCCATTGTCACCTTGACCGGCTTGACCTCGCGGCCCACGACGGCTCCCTGGATTCCGCGCTTGACGCCGCACGTCAGCGCGGGGTTGGGCACTTTCTGTGCATCGGCGTTAGCGCTGACAACGCTGCCGACGTCAAAGCCCTGGCCGAACGCTATGAAGATGTCGACTGTTCGGTCGGCATTCATCCTCTGGATGTTCAACCCGATGCGACGCCGGCCTTGGGCTGGTTGTTGCGTGAGCTTGATCATCCGCGGGTGGTCGCCATTGGCGAAACCGGGCTGGATTATCACTACGAGCCGCAAGCCGCCGAGGTTCAGCAGGCTTCGTTCCGGCTGCATCTGGAGGCTGCGCAACAGACCGGCAAACCGGTGATCATCCACACCCGCGGCGCCCGGGCCGACACCCTGGCCTTGTTGCGTGACGCCGCGCTGCCCCAAGCGGGTGTGTTGCATTGTTTCACCGAAGACTGGGACATGGCCAAGGCCGCGCTGGACATGGGGTATTACATTTCCTTGTCCGGGATCGTCACGTTTCGCAATGCCGACGCACTGCGGGACGTGGCTAGCAAAGTGCCGGTCGATCGCCTGTTGGTGGAAACCGATTCGCCGTACCTTGCGCCGATTCCTTATCGCGGCAAGCCGAACCTTCCGCAATACGTGCGGGAAGTGGCTGAATTTCTGGCGATGTTGCGCGGCGAGTCCTACGAGCGGTTTGCAGAGCAGACTACGGAGAACTTCAAACGGCTGTTTCCGTTGGCCCATGTCCGCTCGGTGCAAGCCTGA
- the acpP gene encoding acyl carrier protein gives MSTIEERVKKIVAEQLGVKEEEVKNEASFVEDLGADSLDTVELVMALEEEFETEIPDEEAEKITTVQLAIDYINGHQA, from the coding sequence ATGAGCACCATCGAAGAGCGCGTCAAGAAAATCGTTGCCGAGCAACTGGGCGTCAAAGAAGAAGAAGTGAAGAACGAAGCTTCCTTCGTTGAAGACCTGGGTGCCGACTCCCTTGACACCGTTGAGCTGGTGATGGCTCTGGAAGAGGAATTCGAGACCGAAATCCCTGACGAAGAAGCTGAAAAAATCACTACTGTTCAGCTGGCTATCGACTACATCAATGGCCATCAGGCGTAA
- the fabF gene encoding beta-ketoacyl-ACP synthase II: MSRRRVVVTGMGMLSPLGTDVPSSWQGILAGRSGIGLIEHTDLSAYSTRFGGSVKDFNVEEYLSVKEARKLDLFIQYGLAAGFQAVRNAGLEVTDANRERIGVAMGSGIGGLTNIEETSRTLHESGPRRISPFFVPGSIINMISGFLSIHLGVQGPNYAIATACTTGTHCIGMAARNIMYDEADVMIAGGAEMAACGLGMGGFGASRALSTRNDEPSRASRPWDKGRDGFVLSDGSGALVLEELEHAKARGATIYAELIGFGTSGDAYHMTSPPADGAGAARCITNALRDAKVNAEQVQYINAHGTSTPAGDLAEAQAIKTVFGEHAYKLAVSSTKSMTGHLLGAAGAVEAIFSVLAINSQVAPPTINLDEPDEGCDLDFVPHTARGMDIDVVLSNSFGFGGTNGSLVFRRFAG; encoded by the coding sequence GTGTCGCGTAGACGCGTCGTAGTCACCGGTATGGGTATGTTGTCGCCACTGGGCACGGATGTGCCGAGCAGTTGGCAGGGCATTCTGGCTGGCCGTAGTGGCATTGGTCTGATCGAACACACCGACCTTTCTGCCTATTCCACCCGTTTTGGCGGCTCGGTAAAGGATTTCAATGTCGAGGAGTACCTGTCGGTCAAGGAGGCCCGCAAGCTCGACCTGTTCATTCAATACGGCCTGGCAGCCGGATTCCAGGCCGTACGTAACGCCGGGCTGGAAGTCACCGACGCCAACCGTGAACGGATCGGCGTGGCCATGGGGTCGGGTATTGGTGGCTTGACCAATATCGAAGAAACCAGCCGTACGCTGCACGAGTCGGGGCCGCGACGGATTTCTCCGTTCTTTGTGCCGGGCTCGATCATCAATATGATTTCCGGTTTCCTGTCCATCCACCTGGGTGTGCAGGGACCTAACTACGCTATTGCTACGGCGTGTACCACGGGCACCCACTGCATTGGCATGGCCGCGCGCAATATCATGTACGACGAAGCCGACGTGATGATTGCCGGCGGTGCCGAGATGGCGGCCTGTGGGCTGGGCATGGGTGGCTTCGGTGCATCCCGTGCGCTGTCGACCCGCAACGACGAACCGAGCCGCGCCAGTCGGCCATGGGACAAGGGCCGTGACGGCTTCGTATTGTCCGACGGTTCCGGTGCGCTGGTACTCGAAGAGCTGGAGCACGCCAAGGCGCGCGGCGCGACCATTTATGCCGAGCTGATCGGCTTTGGCACCAGCGGCGATGCGTATCACATGACGTCGCCACCCGCTGATGGTGCCGGTGCTGCCCGCTGCATCACCAACGCCCTGCGTGACGCGAAGGTCAACGCCGAGCAGGTGCAGTACATCAATGCCCATGGCACTTCGACCCCGGCGGGTGATCTTGCCGAAGCCCAGGCAATCAAGACCGTGTTCGGCGAGCACGCCTACAAACTGGCGGTCAGCTCGACCAAGTCCATGACCGGCCACCTGTTGGGTGCCGCAGGCGCGGTGGAAGCGATCTTCAGCGTGCTGGCGATCAACAGCCAGGTGGCACCACCGACCATCAACCTCGATGAGCCGGACGAAGGTTGCGACCTGGACTTCGTACCGCACACGGCCCGTGGCATGGACATTGATGTGGTGCTGTCCAACTCCTTCGGTTTTGGCGGTACCAACGGCTCGCTGGTGTTCCGCCGGTTCGCCGGTTGA
- the fabG gene encoding 3-oxoacyl-ACP reductase FabG, with product MSLQGKVALVTGASRGIGQAIALELGRQGAIVVGTATSASGAERIAATLKENDIQGAGLELNVTSDESVAAVLASIQEQFGAPAILVNNAGITRDNLMMRMKDDEWFDVIDTNLNSLYRLSKGVLRGMTKARWGRIISIGSVVGAMGNAGQVNYAAAKAGLEGFSRALAREVGSRSITVNSVAPGFIDTDMTRELPEAQREALLTQIPLGRLGQAQEIASVVAFLASDGAAYVTGATIPVNGGMYMS from the coding sequence ATGAGTCTGCAAGGTAAAGTTGCACTGGTGACCGGTGCAAGCCGTGGCATCGGCCAGGCCATCGCCCTGGAACTGGGTCGTCAAGGCGCCATTGTTGTAGGCACCGCGACTTCCGCTTCGGGCGCCGAGCGCATCGCCGCGACCCTGAAGGAAAACGACATTCAAGGTGCCGGTCTTGAGCTGAACGTCACGAGTGATGAGTCCGTGGCGGCGGTGCTTGCGAGCATTCAGGAACAGTTCGGTGCGCCGGCGATCCTGGTCAATAATGCTGGCATCACCCGCGATAACCTGATGATGCGCATGAAAGATGACGAATGGTTCGACGTGATCGATACCAATTTGAACAGTCTGTACCGGCTGTCCAAGGGCGTTCTGCGTGGCATGACCAAGGCGCGTTGGGGTCGAATTATCAGTATCGGCTCGGTTGTGGGTGCCATGGGCAACGCAGGCCAAGTAAACTATGCTGCGGCCAAGGCCGGTCTGGAAGGTTTCAGTCGTGCGCTGGCTCGTGAAGTGGGTTCGCGCTCGATTACGGTAAACTCGGTCGCTCCGGGTTTCATCGATACCGACATGACCCGTGAACTGCCGGAAGCACAGCGTGAAGCCTTGTTGACGCAAATTCCGCTGGGTCGTCTGGGGCAAGCTCAAGAAATCGCGTCTGTGGTCGCTTTTCTTGCGTCGGACGGTGCGGCATACGTGACTGGGGCTACAATCCCGGTAAACGGCGGGATGTACATGAGTTAA
- the fabD gene encoding ACP S-malonyltransferase, translating into MSASLAFVFPGQGSQSLGMLSELGAQYPLILETFKEASDALGYDLWALTQQGPEEQLNQTDKTQPAILTASIALWRLWLAEGGARPAFVAGHSLGEYSALVAAGSLSLGDAVKLVERRGQLMQEAVPAGQGGMAAILGLEDADVLAACAEAAQGEVVSAVNFNSPGQVVIAGAKAAVERAIEGCKSRGAKRAMPLPVSVPSHCELMRPAAERFAESIAAIDWQAPQIPVVQNVSADVAADLETLKRDLLEQLYKPVRWVESVQTLAARGATELVECGPGKVLAGLNKRCAEGVSTSNLNTPDAFAAARAAQA; encoded by the coding sequence ATGTCTGCTTCTCTCGCATTCGTCTTTCCTGGGCAGGGTTCGCAGTCCCTCGGCATGCTTTCCGAGCTGGGCGCGCAATACCCGTTGATCCTCGAAACATTCAAAGAAGCTTCCGATGCTCTGGGCTATGACCTGTGGGCACTGACCCAGCAAGGGCCGGAAGAGCAACTCAATCAAACCGACAAAACCCAGCCGGCCATCCTGACCGCCTCGATCGCGCTCTGGCGCCTGTGGCTGGCCGAAGGGGGCGCGCGCCCGGCGTTCGTCGCCGGTCATAGCCTGGGCGAATACAGCGCCCTCGTGGCCGCCGGCAGCCTTAGCCTGGGCGACGCGGTGAAGCTGGTGGAGCGTCGTGGCCAACTGATGCAGGAGGCCGTTCCGGCCGGGCAGGGCGGCATGGCCGCGATCCTGGGCCTGGAGGATGCCGATGTACTGGCGGCCTGCGCCGAAGCTGCGCAAGGTGAGGTGGTCAGCGCGGTGAACTTCAATTCGCCGGGGCAGGTGGTGATAGCCGGTGCCAAGGCCGCTGTCGAGCGCGCCATTGAAGGGTGCAAGAGCCGTGGCGCCAAGCGCGCCATGCCGCTGCCGGTCAGCGTGCCATCGCACTGCGAGCTGATGCGTCCGGCCGCCGAGCGTTTTGCCGAATCCATCGCCGCCATTGATTGGCAGGCGCCACAGATTCCAGTGGTACAGAACGTCAGCGCCGATGTGGCTGCGGATCTTGAGACCCTCAAGCGCGATCTGCTGGAGCAACTCTACAAGCCGGTTCGCTGGGTCGAATCGGTGCAGACCCTTGCCGCCAGGGGCGCGACCGAACTGGTCGAGTGCGGTCCTGGCAAAGTGCTGGCCGGTCTGAACAAACGCTGCGCCGAAGGCGTGTCGACTTCCAATCTCAATACCCCAGATGCTTTCGCTGCCGCCCGTGCAGCGCAGGCCTGA
- a CDS encoding TetR/AcrR family transcriptional regulator, giving the protein MHKEPRKVREFRRREQEILDTALKLFLDQGEDSVTVEMIADAVGIGKGTIYKHFKSKAEIYLRLMLDYERDLNELLHSADVDKDKEALSRAYFEFRMRDPQRYRLFDRLEEKVVKGNQVPEMVEELHKIRASNFERLTLLIKGRISEGKLEDVPPYFHYCAAWALVHGAVALYHSPFWSNVLEDQEGFFQFLMDIGVRMGNKRKRDTDVPSS; this is encoded by the coding sequence ATGCACAAAGAACCCCGTAAGGTCCGTGAGTTTCGTCGCCGCGAGCAGGAAATTCTCGACACCGCGCTCAAGTTGTTCCTCGACCAGGGTGAAGACAGTGTCACCGTCGAGATGATTGCGGATGCCGTGGGTATCGGCAAAGGCACGATTTATAAACATTTCAAATCCAAGGCGGAGATCTACCTGCGCCTGATGCTTGATTACGAGCGCGATTTGAACGAGCTGCTGCATTCGGCTGATGTGGACAAAGACAAGGAGGCTCTGTCCCGGGCCTACTTCGAATTCCGCATGCGCGATCCGCAGCGTTATCGCTTGTTCGACCGCCTGGAAGAGAAGGTGGTCAAGGGCAATCAGGTGCCGGAGATGGTCGAGGAGTTGCACAAGATTCGCGCTTCGAACTTCGAACGCCTGACCCTGTTGATCAAAGGCCGGATCAGCGAAGGCAAGCTCGAAGACGTGCCGCCCTATTTCCACTACTGTGCCGCCTGGGCGCTGGTGCACGGCGCGGTGGCGCTGTATCACTCGCCGTTCTGGAGCAACGTGCTGGAAGATCAGGAAGGTTTCTTCCAGTTCCTGATGGACATAGGCGTTCGCATGGGCAACAAGCGCAAGCGAGACACCGACGTTCCGAGCAGCTAA
- a CDS encoding PilZ domain-containing protein has product MNEPVSPGPRNGILSLTIKDKSVLYAAYMPFIKNGGLFIPTNKNYRLGDEVFMLLSLMDEAEKIPVAGKVIWMTPKGAQGNRAAGVGVQFNDGDHSARNQIETHLAGTLKSDRPTHTM; this is encoded by the coding sequence ATGAACGAACCTGTCAGTCCCGGGCCACGCAACGGCATCCTGTCCCTGACCATCAAGGATAAGTCGGTGCTCTACGCCGCCTACATGCCCTTCATCAAGAACGGTGGCCTGTTCATTCCCACCAACAAGAATTATCGCTTGGGCGATGAGGTGTTCATGCTCTTGAGCTTGATGGACGAAGCGGAGAAGATACCGGTCGCCGGCAAGGTGATCTGGATGACGCCCAAAGGCGCCCAAGGCAACCGGGCTGCCGGTGTCGGTGTGCAGTTCAACGACGGCGACCATTCAGCCCGCAATCAGATTGAAACCCACCTGGCCGGAACCCTGAAATCCGACCGTCCCACCCATACGATGTAG
- the mltG gene encoding endolytic transglycosylase MltG, with product MRRKFLLLLETGLVLAVLLLGTCAWKIHSALQQPLNITQEELLDVPNGTTPTGTLKRLEADGLIRDAFWLRVYWRFNLAGQPLHSGEYRMVPGMTMESLIEVWKRGEVVQYSVTLVEGWNFRQVRAALAKDEKLQQTLAGLSDSEVMDRLGHSGIFPEGRFFPDTYRFVRGTSDADLLKIAYNRLEDVLAKEWAQRAADLPYSQPYQALIMASLVEKETGVPEERGQIAGVFVRRMRLGMLLQTDPTVIYGLGERYNGKLTRAHLREENPYNTYLIPGLPPTPIAMVGREAIHAALNPVAGNSLYFVARGDGSHVFSNDLDAHNNAVREYQLKRRADYRSSPAPTAPDEEPVDEPNASEPPRSQ from the coding sequence GTGAGACGTAAATTCTTGCTTCTGCTGGAAACCGGACTGGTTCTGGCGGTGCTACTGTTGGGCACTTGCGCCTGGAAAATTCATTCGGCGTTGCAACAGCCGCTGAACATCACCCAGGAAGAACTGCTGGACGTCCCCAACGGGACCACCCCGACCGGAACCCTCAAGCGCCTGGAAGCCGATGGCCTGATCAGGGACGCTTTCTGGTTGCGGGTTTATTGGCGTTTCAATCTTGCCGGTCAACCGTTGCACTCCGGTGAATACCGGATGGTGCCGGGCATGACGATGGAAAGCCTGATCGAGGTCTGGAAGCGCGGGGAAGTGGTGCAATACAGCGTTACGCTGGTGGAGGGGTGGAATTTTCGCCAGGTTCGCGCAGCGCTGGCCAAGGATGAAAAACTCCAGCAGACCCTCGCCGGCCTGAGCGACAGCGAAGTGATGGACCGCCTGGGGCATTCCGGGATATTCCCCGAAGGACGGTTCTTCCCGGACACCTATCGCTTCGTGCGTGGCACGTCGGACGCTGACCTGCTGAAAATTGCCTACAATCGGCTCGAAGACGTGCTTGCCAAAGAGTGGGCGCAACGCGCCGCCGATTTACCTTACTCCCAACCCTATCAGGCGCTGATCATGGCGTCCCTGGTGGAAAAGGAAACCGGCGTGCCTGAGGAGCGCGGGCAGATCGCCGGCGTCTTCGTGCGCCGTATGCGCCTGGGCATGCTGCTGCAAACCGACCCTACCGTGATCTACGGACTGGGCGAGCGCTACAACGGCAAACTCACCCGTGCTCATCTGAGGGAAGAAAACCCCTACAACACCTATCTGATTCCTGGCTTGCCCCCGACGCCGATTGCGATGGTGGGGCGCGAAGCGATTCACGCCGCGTTGAACCCCGTTGCCGGCAACAGTCTTTATTTCGTCGCCCGTGGTGATGGTAGCCATGTGTTCTCCAATGACCTGGATGCGCACAATAACGCGGTGCGCGAATATCAGCTCAAGCGCCGAGCCGATTATCGCTCCAGTCCGGCCCCGACTGCACCGGACGAGGAGCCTGTCGACGAACCAAACGCCAGCGAGCCGCCGCGCTCGCAATGA
- the pabC gene encoding aminodeoxychorismate lyase — protein MESWVDGQPADVLSLKDRGLAYGDGLFETIAVRNGEPVLSDRHLQRLGLGCQRLAFKVDLAALAAELRAYAQGLGDGVLKLIVTRGDSLRGYGADPSAVPRRILLGSPPASYPVAHAEQGVRLFPCVTRLSEQPLLAGLKHLNRLEQVLARAEWSDAEHAEGLMLDTSGRVIEGVFSNLFLVRDGVLITADLSRCGVAGVMRAELLYQAESQGIATHVTDIRLEQLHQADEVFVCNSVYGVWPVRACGSARWSAGPLTRKLQTLARTLLDV, from the coding sequence ATGGAAAGCTGGGTCGACGGTCAGCCTGCCGACGTTCTGTCGCTCAAGGACCGCGGCCTGGCTTACGGCGATGGGTTGTTCGAAACCATCGCCGTGCGCAATGGCGAACCCGTGTTGTCGGACCGCCATCTGCAGCGCCTGGGGCTCGGTTGCCAGCGGTTGGCGTTCAAGGTTGACCTGGCTGCGCTTGCGGCTGAGTTGCGCGCCTACGCGCAAGGCCTGGGTGACGGTGTACTTAAGCTGATCGTGACCCGCGGTGACAGTCTTCGCGGTTATGGCGCTGATCCCTCGGCGGTGCCCCGGCGCATCCTGCTGGGCAGTCCACCTGCCTCCTATCCTGTAGCGCATGCCGAGCAGGGCGTTCGTCTGTTTCCTTGCGTCACGCGCTTGTCCGAGCAGCCCTTGCTGGCCGGTCTCAAGCATCTCAATCGTCTTGAACAAGTGTTGGCTCGCGCCGAATGGAGCGACGCCGAGCATGCCGAAGGCTTGATGCTGGACACGTCCGGACGGGTGATCGAAGGCGTCTTCAGCAACCTCTTTCTGGTGCGCGATGGCGTATTGATCACAGCGGACCTGAGCCGTTGTGGCGTGGCCGGCGTGATGCGGGCCGAATTATTGTATCAAGCCGAGTCTCAAGGCATCGCCACGCATGTCACCGACATCCGCCTCGAACAGCTGCATCAGGCCGACGAAGTCTTCGTCTGCAACAGCGTTTATGGCGTATGGCCGGTACGCGCATGCGGTTCGGCGCGCTGGTCGGCCGGGCCGCTCACCCGTAAACTGCAAACCCTTGCCCGCACGCTATTGGATGTTTGA
- a CDS encoding DNA polymerase III subunit delta', translating into MAEAYPWQDGLWQQLAGRAQHAHAYLLHGPVGIGKRALAERLMASLLCQRPGVSNACGECKSCLLLKAGSHPDNYVLEPEEADKAIKVDQVRDLVSFVVQTSQMGGRKVVLIEPVESMNINAANALLKSLEEPSGDTVLLLVSHQPSRLLATIKSRCVQQACPLPSEAMSLKWLAEALPDNSDEERVELLTLAAGSPLAAVSLQAQGVREQRALVVDGVKKLLKQQQSPTQLAEGWNAIPLLLLFDWFCDWSSLILRYQLTEDETGLGLVDMRKVIQYLAQKSSQDKILNIQDWILAQRQKVLSKANLNRVLLLEALLVQWVSLPGRN; encoded by the coding sequence GTGGCTGAAGCCTATCCCTGGCAGGACGGGCTCTGGCAGCAACTGGCCGGAAGGGCACAGCATGCCCATGCCTATCTACTGCACGGCCCGGTCGGTATCGGCAAGCGGGCGTTAGCCGAGCGCTTGATGGCCAGTCTGCTTTGCCAGCGCCCGGGTGTCTCGAACGCATGCGGTGAGTGCAAGTCCTGCCTATTGCTCAAGGCCGGCAGTCATCCTGACAATTACGTGTTGGAACCGGAGGAGGCGGACAAGGCGATCAAGGTCGACCAGGTCCGGGATCTGGTCAGCTTCGTAGTCCAGACCTCGCAGATGGGCGGGCGCAAGGTGGTGCTGATCGAGCCGGTGGAGTCGATGAATATCAATGCCGCCAACGCCTTGCTCAAGAGCCTTGAAGAGCCTTCTGGCGATACCGTGCTGTTGCTGGTCAGTCACCAGCCTAGCCGCTTGCTGGCAACCATCAAAAGCCGTTGCGTGCAGCAGGCCTGTCCGTTGCCCAGTGAAGCGATGAGCTTGAAGTGGCTGGCCGAGGCCTTGCCTGACAACAGCGACGAGGAACGTGTCGAGCTGCTGACCCTTGCCGCCGGCTCGCCTTTGGCGGCTGTCAGCCTCCAGGCGCAGGGCGTGCGTGAACAGCGGGCGCTGGTGGTGGATGGCGTGAAAAAGCTGCTCAAACAGCAGCAGTCCCCCACGCAACTGGCTGAAGGCTGGAACGCCATTCCGCTGCTTCTGCTGTTCGACTGGTTCTGTGACTGGTCGAGCCTGATCCTGCGCTACCAGCTCACCGAGGACGAGACCGGCCTGGGACTGGTGGACATGCGCAAGGTCATCCAGTACCTGGCGCAAAAAAGTAGCCAGGATAAAATCTTGAACATTCAGGACTGGATTCTTGCCCAACGGCAGAAGGTGCTGAGCAAGGCGAACCTCAATCGGGTGCTATTGCTCGAAGCGCTGTTGGTGCAATGGGTGAGTTTGCCTGGTCGAAACTGA